One genomic window of Thermococcus indicus includes the following:
- a CDS encoding pyruvoyl-dependent arginine decarboxylase, whose translation MSWTTPKRAFIGAAAAEGGTKLNAFDNALLKLGIGNVNLVRLSSVIPAHIEWIDEVHDVPIGMLLPTVYAHIESDEPGMTISAALGIGISENNEGGLIYEYSGYCTKEEAEEMVRKMVEEGFAVRGWKLAEFKVASASITVKDKPAAALAVVVMFPY comes from the coding sequence ATGAGCTGGACAACCCCCAAGAGGGCTTTTATAGGTGCCGCCGCCGCGGAGGGCGGAACCAAGCTGAACGCATTTGACAACGCGCTCCTCAAGCTGGGCATAGGGAACGTTAACCTCGTCAGGCTGAGCAGCGTCATTCCGGCGCACATAGAGTGGATCGACGAGGTTCACGACGTGCCGATAGGCATGCTCCTCCCGACGGTCTACGCCCACATCGAGAGCGACGAACCCGGGATGACCATAAGCGCTGCCCTCGGAATCGGCATCAGCGAGAACAACGAGGGCGGTCTCATCTACGAGTACAGTGGCTACTGCACGAAGGAAGAGGCCGAAGAGATGGTAAGGAAGATGGTTGAGGAGGGCTTCGCCGTCCGCGGCTGGAAGCTGGCGGAGTTCAAGGTCGCGAGCGCGAGCATAACCGTCAAGGACAAGCCCGCCGCGGCACTGGCCGTCGTGGTGATGTTCCCGTACTGA
- a CDS encoding creatininase family protein encodes MRLEELTWPDFDEVKRRVDTVVIPVGSVEAHGRHLPLGTDTFAPLEIAKRVDERVRELGREVLIAPPVWYGHTFVLNVYPGTINVGGDAFKAYMHGIMREFAAEGFRRIVLLNGHGGNYSPLVLAAEEVAEEFPDVEVWLINWWIDFREDVLSICSSQGHAGQDETSVILAVRPELVKMERATGGKSKSKVRRIKRDIGLELFPDGVNDDPSLATAEKGLFLSW; translated from the coding sequence ATGAGGCTCGAAGAACTCACCTGGCCGGATTTTGACGAGGTTAAACGACGGGTTGATACGGTTGTTATCCCCGTCGGGAGCGTTGAAGCCCACGGGAGACACCTCCCTCTGGGGACCGACACCTTCGCCCCGCTCGAGATAGCGAAGCGCGTGGACGAGAGGGTCAGAGAGCTTGGCCGCGAGGTTCTGATAGCCCCCCCAGTCTGGTATGGACACACGTTCGTTCTCAACGTTTACCCCGGAACGATAAACGTGGGGGGCGACGCCTTCAAAGCATACATGCACGGAATAATGCGCGAGTTCGCGGCCGAGGGGTTTAGAAGGATAGTCCTCCTCAACGGGCACGGCGGCAACTACTCGCCGCTGGTTCTGGCGGCGGAGGAGGTGGCCGAGGAGTTTCCCGATGTTGAGGTCTGGCTCATCAACTGGTGGATAGACTTCAGGGAGGACGTTCTTTCGATATGCTCCAGCCAGGGGCACGCTGGCCAGGACGAGACCTCCGTCATCCTGGCGGTAAGGCCGGAGCTCGTGAAGATGGAGCGGGCCACAGGAGGGAAGAGCAAATCAAAGGTAAGGCGCATAAAGAGGGACATCGGTCTGGAGCTGTTCCCCGACGGGGTGAACGACGACCCGTCCCTCGCCACCGCCGAGAAGGGGCTGTTTCTTAGTTGGTAA
- a CDS encoding hydrogenase subunit MbhD domain-containing protein gives MLGTILDVVFVAMVVLAVAVVEERDLVSAVVKYSLLSLLFILALFELKAPDVALSAIVVGAIVIGVFLFTIKGVKR, from the coding sequence ATGCTTGGGACAATCCTTGACGTGGTGTTCGTGGCGATGGTGGTCCTTGCCGTTGCAGTGGTTGAGGAGAGGGACCTGGTTAGCGCGGTCGTTAAATACTCCCTCCTCAGCCTGCTCTTCATCCTGGCACTCTTCGAGCTTAAGGCACCAGACGTGGCACTCTCGGCAATAGTGGTGGGGGCGATAGTCATAGGGGTGTTCCTCTTCACGATAAAGGGGGTGAAGCGGTGA
- a CDS encoding proton-conducting transporter transmembrane domain-containing protein: MIPLMAALPLLTAFLVVFLDVLKVKRTAIKGVFLLGALLPVPVVLLNWPGSEVVGGWAREAGIEVALTGTNLPFIAGELVLFIFVALYSLYYFDFRDKKTPKVLALLLLLHAGLMGAFIARDFFNFYIYMEIASVSAFALVAFSDEKGSKRAAFRYLMLSLLASYLFVFAMGIIYMETGYLNVELIGKNTVPGRELNTALALAFTSLLLKAGIFPLHSWLPDAHSSAPTPVSAVLSGAVVKAPAYGMILLLSALPSGETFRAAAMGVAVASIFFGIAGALLQRDAKRLLAYHTISQMGYVLLGVGSLNFTGAAYYAMAHSIFKGGLFLAVGSLGRESRKLGEFGYSNAPVMALSVLALSLAIGGIGPLVGAYGKELLYESLSGPWKLAVPLGSIGTLTSFAKLNHHLKRGEAPGMPAAWKLSSLGLALAALLTGVYLGAGVNPRDVLYLSSALLLFALLKRLGVLGWSPRAGPREIGRDVNVLTAVFVMVTIVMILLQGV, translated from the coding sequence ATGATACCCCTGATGGCCGCGCTGCCCCTGCTGACAGCTTTCCTCGTGGTATTCCTTGATGTGCTTAAGGTCAAACGGACCGCAATCAAAGGAGTTTTTCTGCTCGGGGCCCTCCTGCCGGTTCCGGTAGTCCTCTTAAACTGGCCCGGTTCGGAGGTGGTCGGGGGCTGGGCGCGGGAAGCGGGGATAGAGGTCGCGCTAACTGGGACGAACCTGCCCTTTATCGCGGGTGAGCTCGTGCTCTTCATCTTCGTCGCCCTGTACTCCCTGTACTACTTCGATTTCAGGGACAAGAAGACGCCGAAGGTTCTCGCGCTCCTCCTGCTCCTCCACGCGGGGCTTATGGGGGCGTTCATAGCGAGGGATTTCTTCAACTTCTACATCTACATGGAAATCGCCTCGGTATCGGCCTTTGCGCTCGTGGCCTTCTCGGACGAAAAGGGCTCCAAGAGGGCCGCGTTCAGGTACCTCATGCTCTCCCTGCTGGCATCGTACCTCTTCGTCTTTGCAATGGGAATAATCTACATGGAGACCGGCTATCTCAACGTGGAGCTCATCGGGAAAAACACGGTTCCGGGCAGGGAACTCAACACCGCCCTGGCACTGGCGTTTACCTCGCTCCTCCTCAAGGCGGGCATCTTCCCGCTCCATTCCTGGCTTCCGGACGCCCACTCGAGCGCGCCGACTCCCGTGAGCGCGGTTCTGAGCGGTGCAGTGGTCAAGGCCCCCGCCTACGGGATGATACTCCTCCTCTCTGCCCTCCCCTCAGGGGAGACATTCAGGGCGGCCGCCATGGGGGTGGCGGTGGCGTCGATATTCTTCGGCATTGCGGGGGCGCTTCTCCAAAGGGATGCAAAGAGGCTGCTCGCATACCACACCATCTCCCAGATGGGCTACGTCCTCCTCGGCGTTGGGAGCCTCAACTTCACAGGAGCGGCGTACTACGCGATGGCACACTCCATATTCAAGGGAGGCCTGTTCCTTGCGGTGGGTTCGCTCGGGAGGGAGAGCAGAAAGCTCGGGGAGTTTGGCTATAGCAACGCGCCCGTTATGGCCCTTTCGGTCCTCGCCCTCAGCCTCGCGATAGGAGGGATAGGGCCATTGGTGGGGGCATACGGCAAGGAACTGCTCTACGAAAGCCTGTCGGGCCCCTGGAAGCTCGCCGTCCCGTTGGGAAGCATAGGAACCCTCACTTCCTTCGCAAAACTGAACCACCATCTGAAACGGGGTGAGGCCCCGGGAATGCCCGCGGCATGGAAGCTGTCGTCGCTCGGCCTGGCACTGGCGGCGCTCTTAACCGGCGTTTACCTTGGAGCAGGCGTAAACCCCAGGGACGTCCTGTATCTATCCTCCGCGCTCCTCCTCTTTGCGCTCCTGAAGCGGCTCGGGGTTCTCGGCTGGAGCCCAAGGGCCGGCCCCAGGGAAATCGGGAGGGATGTGAACGTCCTCACCGCGGTCTTCGTGATGGTGACAATAGTCATGATTCTACTCCAAGGGGTTTAG
- a CDS encoding ACT domain-containing protein translates to MRHYEIVRIRENGKVELPRDYAYELGVVEGAYFLLEIDTDLKEVHMERVALPGKKLVEVELVVEDRPGVLARISGLFGRHGVNILFSESEELGAIGLAGIVAVVDVSGMSTTLDGLKNELASLSEVKEVHLNPLE, encoded by the coding sequence ATGAGACACTACGAGATAGTCAGGATCAGGGAGAACGGCAAGGTGGAGCTGCCCAGGGATTACGCCTACGAGCTTGGCGTGGTGGAGGGCGCGTATTTCCTCCTCGAGATAGACACTGACCTCAAGGAGGTTCACATGGAAAGGGTGGCCCTGCCCGGAAAGAAGCTCGTAGAGGTTGAGCTCGTTGTGGAGGACCGCCCGGGGGTTCTGGCCAGGATCAGCGGCCTCTTCGGCAGGCACGGGGTTAATATACTCTTCAGCGAGTCTGAGGAGCTCGGCGCCATCGGACTGGCTGGCATTGTCGCGGTGGTGGACGTGAGTGGGATGAGCACAACCCTGGACGGCCTGAAAAATGAACTCGCCTCCCTCTCCGAGGTGAAGGAGGTTCATCTAAACCCCTTGGAGTAG
- a CDS encoding monovalent cation/H+ antiporter complex subunit F has protein sequence MAQEGLLVSAFYLLVFTAVLITYRVLRGPTLPDRIVGLNTITTKVVVIIALVSVMRGEYYLIDLAIVLLMVNSVGGLILAKYMERMSRA, from the coding sequence ATGGCTCAAGAAGGTCTTCTGGTGAGCGCGTTCTACCTGCTCGTCTTTACTGCGGTGCTGATAACATACCGCGTGCTTAGAGGACCGACCCTTCCCGACAGGATAGTGGGCCTGAACACCATAACGACGAAGGTGGTGGTGATAATAGCGCTCGTCTCCGTCATGAGGGGCGAGTACTACCTGATAGACCTCGCGATAGTCCTGCTCATGGTGAACTCGGTCGGGGGACTGATCCTGGCGAAGTACATGGAGAGGATGAGCCGTGCTTGA
- the speE gene encoding polyamine aminopropyltransferase translates to MGYNEKERAFIEWYPRGYGVGFKVKERLFETQTEYQRLEIYETEGFGKLLVLDGTVQLVEVGEESYHEVLVHPVMLAHPNPRRVLVIGGGDGGTLREVLRHKTVEKATMVEIDEGVVEASYLYLDVASELLDRLIKKGEPRGELIIGDGVKYLREADERFDVIIVDSTDPVGPAKLLFSEEFYRSAYEKLNERGLYITQAGSVYLFTNELLDAYKAMKKVFDRVYYFSFPVIGYASPWSFLVGVKGDIDFRKVDVERGRELELYYYDPERHETLFQMPKYVRDLLERA, encoded by the coding sequence ATGGGATACAACGAGAAGGAAAGGGCTTTCATCGAATGGTACCCTCGCGGTTACGGCGTTGGCTTCAAGGTCAAGGAGAGACTCTTTGAGACGCAGACGGAGTACCAGCGCCTCGAAATTTATGAAACGGAGGGTTTCGGCAAGCTGCTCGTCCTCGACGGGACGGTTCAGCTCGTCGAGGTTGGTGAGGAGAGCTACCACGAGGTTCTAGTCCACCCAGTCATGCTCGCCCACCCGAACCCGAGGAGAGTGCTCGTCATAGGAGGAGGCGACGGCGGCACGTTGAGGGAAGTCCTCAGGCACAAAACGGTTGAAAAGGCCACGATGGTGGAGATAGACGAGGGCGTCGTCGAGGCCTCCTACCTCTACCTCGACGTTGCCTCCGAGCTCCTGGACAGGCTCATAAAGAAGGGGGAGCCCAGGGGGGAGCTCATCATTGGCGACGGCGTTAAGTACCTGAGGGAAGCCGACGAGCGCTTCGACGTCATAATAGTCGACTCCACGGACCCCGTTGGCCCGGCGAAGCTTCTATTCAGCGAGGAATTCTACCGCTCAGCCTACGAGAAGCTCAACGAGAGGGGCCTCTACATCACCCAGGCGGGAAGCGTCTACCTCTTCACGAACGAGCTCCTCGACGCATATAAAGCCATGAAGAAGGTCTTCGACAGGGTTTACTACTTCAGCTTCCCGGTGATAGGCTACGCATCGCCCTGGAGCTTCCTGGTCGGCGTGAAGGGCGACATCGATTTCAGGAAGGTCGACGTCGAGAGGGGAAGAGAGCTCGAGCTCTACTACTACGACCCGGAGAGGCACGAGACCCTCTTCCAGATGCCCAAGTACGTCAGGGACCTCCTTGAGAGGGCCTGA
- a CDS encoding cation:proton antiporter subunit C, whose protein sequence is MISPEQAGILIMLVGIYGLMAKREPIKLVLSINVVSLGLVLFFVGLAYSPGKDVPIMPADPVDPLPATLMLTTLVVDVAITSLALAVIMRMGGDGE, encoded by the coding sequence GTGATTAGTCCTGAGCAGGCTGGAATCCTGATAATGCTCGTTGGAATCTACGGTCTGATGGCCAAGAGGGAGCCGATAAAGTTAGTGCTCTCCATAAACGTGGTTTCCCTGGGCTTGGTGCTGTTCTTCGTCGGCCTCGCCTACTCCCCGGGAAAGGACGTGCCGATAATGCCAGCGGACCCCGTTGACCCGCTCCCGGCAACGCTCATGCTGACAACACTCGTCGTGGACGTCGCGATAACCTCCCTCGCCCTCGCGGTTATAATGCGGATGGGGGGTGACGGCGAATGA
- a CDS encoding UbiA prenyltransferase family protein — MLRAVIRNARILDGRAFIGMGLLGLAFSLGTIPDVTRVLMFLVSLVLYVAYAFAINNCFDADTDSINPRKRKKNPVASGELGFGAGLASSLAMALLGLMLAATLGTGELVMYLSMTLLATVYSAPPRIKARPVIDVLSHGAFFGALPFLYGAYLDGSITMEEWSIAAAVFLYSLALELRNHLEDYESDLKAGLRTTPIVIGRGLSETLVLVFSAGAVGLVLAGAQPSLGLLGIAVYGLRTNYRLIDAAMVTTLLLRASGVM, encoded by the coding sequence ATGCTCCGCGCGGTTATCAGAAACGCTCGAATCCTCGATGGGAGGGCGTTCATAGGCATGGGCCTCCTGGGTCTCGCATTCAGTTTGGGAACCATCCCCGATGTCACCCGTGTGCTCATGTTCCTGGTTTCACTCGTCCTCTACGTGGCCTATGCCTTCGCGATAAACAACTGCTTCGACGCAGATACCGACTCGATAAACCCGAGAAAGAGGAAGAAAAACCCCGTCGCCAGCGGTGAGCTGGGCTTTGGGGCAGGGCTTGCCTCTTCCCTCGCCATGGCACTGCTGGGGCTGATGCTCGCGGCCACCCTCGGAACGGGGGAGCTGGTAATGTACCTGTCGATGACCCTGCTGGCGACCGTCTACTCGGCCCCGCCGAGGATCAAGGCGCGGCCGGTGATTGACGTGCTCTCCCACGGGGCATTCTTCGGCGCCCTGCCCTTCCTCTACGGGGCTTATCTTGACGGCTCAATCACAATGGAAGAGTGGAGCATCGCCGCCGCGGTGTTCCTCTACTCCCTGGCCCTCGAGCTCAGAAACCACCTGGAGGACTACGAGAGCGACCTCAAAGCCGGCCTCAGGACGACGCCGATAGTCATCGGCAGGGGACTCTCGGAGACCCTCGTCCTTGTCTTCTCGGCTGGGGCGGTGGGGCTGGTCCTCGCGGGAGCACAGCCCTCCCTGGGCCTCCTCGGAATCGCCGTCTACGGCCTCCGCACCAATTACCGGCTCATTGACGCCGCGATGGTCACGACCCTGCTCCTCAGGGCATCAGGGGTGATGTGA
- a CDS encoding glycosyltransferase family 4 protein produces MRIALVSDWYYPKVGGVASHMHHLALKLRERGYEVAVVTNDRKTGKEEELEKKGIELVKIPGVISPVLEVNLSYSLKSTRELNGFLEDFDVIHSHHAFTPLALKAVKAGRELGKATLLTTHSISFSHESRLWQALGLTFPLFGRYLKYPHEIIAVSRAAEAFIRHFTDAPVRIIPNGVDDDVFRPLNEGEKECLKKELGIEGDVVLYVSRMSPRKGPHVLLNAFSGITDATLVMAGSGEMLPFLRAQAKFLGIEDRVRFLGYVDDSLLPRLFGMADVFVLPSTTAEAFGIVILEAMAAGVPVVATDVGGIPEIIRNSESGLLVSPGNELELRNAIQKLLLDESLRRWLGNNGRRAVEERYSWKRVTEGIEKAYESVMQNL; encoded by the coding sequence TTGCGTATCGCACTGGTGAGCGACTGGTACTACCCGAAGGTGGGTGGCGTTGCGAGTCACATGCACCACCTGGCCCTGAAGCTCAGGGAGAGGGGATACGAGGTTGCCGTGGTCACGAACGACAGGAAAACGGGGAAGGAAGAAGAGCTGGAGAAGAAAGGAATCGAACTCGTGAAAATCCCTGGGGTCATCAGCCCGGTCCTTGAGGTGAACCTCTCGTACAGCCTGAAATCCACCAGGGAGCTCAACGGGTTCCTTGAGGACTTCGACGTTATCCACTCGCACCACGCCTTCACCCCGCTGGCCCTCAAGGCGGTCAAAGCCGGCAGGGAGCTGGGGAAGGCGACCCTTCTAACTACGCACAGCATCTCGTTTTCCCACGAGTCCCGCCTCTGGCAGGCCCTCGGCCTGACGTTCCCCCTCTTCGGCAGGTACCTGAAGTATCCCCACGAGATAATAGCCGTCAGCAGGGCGGCGGAGGCGTTCATAAGGCACTTCACGGACGCTCCAGTGAGGATCATCCCCAACGGGGTGGACGATGACGTCTTCAGGCCCCTGAACGAGGGGGAAAAGGAGTGCCTTAAGAAGGAGCTCGGCATCGAGGGAGACGTTGTCCTCTACGTGAGCAGGATGTCGCCGAGAAAGGGCCCCCACGTCCTCCTAAACGCCTTCTCGGGGATAACCGACGCAACGCTCGTCATGGCGGGTTCGGGGGAGATGCTTCCGTTCCTGAGGGCGCAGGCGAAGTTTCTCGGGATAGAAGACCGGGTTCGCTTCCTTGGCTACGTCGATGACTCCCTCCTCCCGAGGCTCTTTGGCATGGCCGACGTTTTCGTCCTTCCCTCCACCACGGCGGAGGCCTTCGGGATAGTCATCCTGGAGGCCATGGCCGCGGGGGTTCCAGTGGTCGCCACGGACGTTGGGGGAATCCCGGAGATAATCAGGAACAGCGAGAGCGGGCTTCTGGTTTCCCCCGGCAACGAACTCGAGCTGAGAAACGCCATTCAAAAGCTCCTCCTTGACGAAAGCCTCAGAAGATGGCTCGGAAACAACGGCAGGAGGGCCGTCGAGGAGCGCTACTCATGGAAGCGGGTCACCGAGGGTATAGAAAAGGCTTATGAGAGCGTGATGCAAAACCTGTAG
- the mnhG gene encoding monovalent cation/H(+) antiporter subunit G encodes MLEVLLLIFGEAVMLFGALGILRFPDVYTRLHAASKCDTGGAMSIILYLIITMDAPALVRAKLLVLAFLIAMMNPMVSHALARGAYKYGVKPRVVVDMYAWDNP; translated from the coding sequence GTGCTTGAGGTTCTGCTCCTCATCTTCGGGGAAGCCGTGATGCTCTTCGGGGCCCTGGGGATACTCAGGTTTCCCGACGTTTACACCAGGCTCCACGCGGCGAGCAAGTGCGACACCGGCGGGGCGATGAGCATAATCCTCTACCTAATAATCACCATGGACGCGCCGGCGCTGGTGAGGGCCAAACTCCTCGTGCTGGCGTTCCTCATAGCCATGATGAACCCCATGGTGAGCCACGCCCTCGCGAGGGGAGCTTACAAGTACGGTGTCAAGCCAAGAGTCGTGGTGGACATGTATGCTTGGGACAATCCTTGA
- a CDS encoding cation:proton antiporter: MEIIGYVFVIIAFARLLAEGFERLGYPGFLGEITAGMILSAILIDMPRDQMALLAELGLFFLMISAGLEVTPEELHYAGKRTLPLYILTYGVMFLVTIPFTGWIISSDNIISAAILSTASAPIVLRLKRFFGSDFLHVALSYAVISEIFGLFLVYMVIRFHESPGDYGPILSSVLKDLVFVGTLLYINYLLGIKQKVRIIRFLRRLRSDEAVFGLFMVFSTSLAFISEEIGMHFSIGGFLAGLMMHSDLVGTKQYDRLTTIVSGVTYGIFAPIFFAWRGLNFETELSLVVIEFFAIIYTVRLALSALAVRKEGIPTSLVRGAGIASFGVLGLLMGEIGFVSGVLSEHMYAMASLASVLGIFASATLGRAVNHHQKKRASSAA, encoded by the coding sequence ATGGAAATCATAGGGTACGTCTTCGTAATCATAGCCTTCGCGAGGCTTCTGGCCGAGGGATTCGAGAGGCTGGGCTACCCGGGCTTTCTCGGTGAAATCACCGCGGGAATGATACTGAGCGCGATCCTGATAGACATGCCCAGGGACCAGATGGCCCTTCTGGCGGAGCTGGGCCTGTTCTTCCTCATGATATCCGCGGGCCTGGAGGTAACTCCAGAGGAGCTCCACTACGCGGGAAAGAGAACCCTGCCCCTGTACATCCTAACCTACGGGGTTATGTTCCTCGTCACCATCCCCTTCACTGGCTGGATCATTAGCTCGGACAACATCATATCCGCGGCAATACTCTCGACGGCCTCGGCCCCGATAGTGCTCAGGCTCAAGAGGTTCTTCGGGAGCGACTTCCTCCATGTGGCCCTCTCCTACGCGGTGATAAGCGAGATATTCGGGCTGTTCCTCGTTTACATGGTCATAAGGTTCCACGAGAGCCCCGGCGACTACGGGCCTATACTGTCGAGCGTGCTGAAGGACCTCGTCTTCGTGGGGACCCTGCTCTACATCAACTACCTCCTCGGCATAAAGCAGAAGGTCCGCATAATACGCTTCCTCCGCAGGCTCAGGAGCGACGAGGCAGTGTTTGGCCTTTTCATGGTGTTCTCGACCTCACTCGCCTTCATCAGCGAGGAGATAGGAATGCACTTCAGCATAGGCGGCTTCCTCGCCGGTTTAATGATGCACAGCGACCTCGTCGGCACCAAGCAGTACGACAGGCTGACCACGATAGTCAGCGGGGTCACCTATGGAATCTTCGCTCCGATATTCTTCGCCTGGCGCGGGCTTAACTTCGAGACCGAGCTGTCTCTGGTGGTGATAGAGTTTTTCGCGATCATCTACACCGTCAGACTGGCCCTTTCGGCCCTCGCAGTAAGGAAGGAAGGTATCCCCACGAGCCTCGTCAGGGGCGCCGGAATAGCGAGCTTCGGCGTTCTTGGCCTCCTCATGGGCGAGATTGGCTTCGTCTCGGGAGTTCTGAGCGAGCACATGTACGCCATGGCATCCCTCGCCAGCGTGCTTGGCATATTCGCCTCCGCAACGCTGGGAAGGGCGGTGAACCACCACCAGAAAAAGAGGGCCAGCAGTGCCGCATAG
- a CDS encoding Na(+)/H(+) antiporter subunit B: MKMSTVVRTTTKMVSPFLVTYAAYLMLYGHVSPGGGFQGGVILAVAVILLITSHGYGKVRRRFHFNWASLIESSAGALLVLLGIAGLAFGAFYSNFLPTEGGIILPFNVIVGLEVGAAFTFVFYILLRWVESD, encoded by the coding sequence GTGAAGATGAGCACCGTTGTGAGGACGACGACCAAAATGGTGAGCCCGTTCCTCGTCACCTACGCGGCCTATCTGATGCTCTACGGCCACGTAAGTCCCGGTGGCGGCTTCCAGGGAGGGGTTATCCTGGCGGTGGCGGTGATACTGCTCATCACCTCGCACGGCTACGGCAAAGTCCGGAGGAGGTTCCACTTCAACTGGGCGAGTTTGATAGAGAGTTCAGCCGGTGCACTGCTGGTGCTCCTCGGAATCGCAGGGCTGGCCTTCGGGGCGTTCTACTCCAATTTCCTCCCGACGGAGGGAGGGATAATCCTGCCTTTCAACGTGATCGTGGGCCTGGAGGTCGGTGCGGCTTTCACGTTCGTCTTCTACATCCTGCTGAGGTGGGTCGAAAGTGATTAG
- a CDS encoding RNA-guided endonuclease InsQ/TnpB family protein: MQGLLKNNRWFSTYLTQKNHLRVDKKIYKILRTLTHLSKSLYNLTLYAVKQHYKLNGTFLPYAKAYHLVKDSEPYKLLPSQAAQQTMKIVERNFRSFFHVLNERKKGNYNRPVRPPKYLPKDGHFVLIFPYQSFRIKGDKIILSLGRNFARKYGVKHLEFALPKNVKGHRIKEVRILPRYNALWFEIEYVYEVEPEKRELDYSKYLAIDLGVNNFATCVSTIGTAFIIEGRGLKSFNRWWNKEKARLQSQYDRQGVKFGKKMAWLLRKRRNVVNDFMDKAVSHIVNYCLENGIGNIVIGELKGIKQNANLGDKNNQNFQYIPFGLFKRKLKAKCERYGINYVEVDEAYTSKVDALALEPIEKRGKYLGRRVKRGLFQSSTGVLINADVNGALNILRKVAGDSPVRAIAGSGRVNRPVRVRLPWGGLTPHETPSARAG; this comes from the coding sequence ATGCAAGGCCTATTAAAAAATAATAGGTGGTTTTCAACGTACCTCACCCAGAAGAACCACCTCAGGGTTGACAAGAAGATTTACAAAATCCTTCGGACGCTAACCCACCTATCCAAAAGCCTCTACAACCTAACTCTCTACGCGGTTAAACAACACTACAAGCTGAACGGCACTTTTCTCCCCTACGCCAAAGCCTACCACCTCGTGAAGGACAGTGAGCCTTACAAACTCCTGCCGAGTCAGGCGGCACAGCAAACGATGAAAATCGTGGAGAGGAACTTCCGCTCCTTCTTCCACGTCCTCAACGAGCGGAAAAAAGGCAACTACAACCGCCCGGTAAGACCGCCGAAATACCTCCCCAAGGACGGCCACTTCGTCCTCATCTTCCCATACCAATCCTTCAGGATTAAAGGAGACAAAATAATCCTGTCCCTCGGCAGGAACTTCGCCAGAAAATACGGGGTTAAACACCTCGAATTCGCCCTCCCAAAGAATGTTAAGGGCCACAGGATTAAGGAAGTCCGTATCCTGCCGAGATACAATGCGTTATGGTTCGAAATCGAGTACGTTTACGAGGTTGAACCCGAGAAGAGGGAGCTGGACTACTCAAAATACCTCGCCATCGATTTGGGTGTTAACAACTTTGCCACCTGTGTTTCCACCATCGGGACGGCCTTCATCATCGAAGGCCGGGGGTTGAAGAGCTTTAACCGGTGGTGGAACAAGGAGAAAGCCCGCCTCCAGAGTCAATACGACAGGCAGGGCGTAAAGTTCGGAAAGAAGATGGCTTGGCTTTTGAGGAAGAGAAGGAACGTGGTTAACGACTTTATGGACAAGGCTGTAAGCCACATCGTGAACTACTGCCTCGAAAACGGAATTGGCAACATTGTCATTGGAGAACTGAAGGGGATAAAGCAGAACGCCAACCTTGGAGATAAGAACAACCAGAATTTCCAGTACATTCCGTTCGGTCTTTTCAAGCGGAAGCTGAAAGCCAAGTGCGAGCGTTACGGGATTAACTACGTTGAGGTTGACGAGGCCTACACGAGTAAGGTTGATGCTCTCGCTTTGGAGCCGATTGAGAAAAGGGGGAAATACCTCGGGAGGCGGGTGAAGAGAGGGTTGTTCCAGTCCTCGACCGGAGTGCTGATTAACGCTGACGTGAACGGTGCGTTGAATATTTTGAGGAAGGTAGCCGGCGATTCGCCCGTTCGGGCGATAGCCGGTAGTGGCCGTGTGAACCGGCCCGTGAGGGTGAGGCTACCTTGGGGTGGTCTCACTCCTCACGAAACCCCGTCCGCGAGGGCAGGGTAG